The genomic stretch CCTGTCCCGCTGCTACGGCTGGCGCGAAGCCGATATCTTGGCAATGACCCGCCTGCGCCGACAGGCTTACTTGGAACTGGTGGGCTAACATGACAGACTTCTGGGACAGACTCACAGCCCGATCGCAGACGGACACCGCCCTTCTCCTGCCCACGATCCAGCCCGCGATCGCCCCTCGCTATGCCCCCAGACGGGACAATCCCGAACCAGTCTTCGATCGGTCTTTCGATCATTCTTTTGAGCCGTCTTTCGAGCAACCTGAGGATGATCGCTCTGAGGCTCCTGCCGCATTGCTCCTGCCCCCCGCCCCCCTGGTCGATCCCTTACCGCCCAACCTCCCCCTGGCAAATCTGTCTCGCCTGCCCCTTACCGCACCGCCACTGCCGCGATCGTCCCTCGCAGCACACACGCTCCCCACCGAATCATCCGATCGGGAACCCGCCCTTCAGCCCCCCAGCGAATCAGCGGCTCAACCCCAGCCCGGTTCTCCTCAGGTGATTTCCGAGATTACCGCTGCGACAGCCAACAACTTACCGATTCAGGCATCCGAAATTTCTCCCCCAAAGCTTCCGCAAACCATCACGCCTGCTTCAGCTAATCCTTTAGCAGCAACTTCTCCAATTCCTTCCTCTGCGGTTTCTCCTCTCCCTGCTGCCAATCCAGAATTACCCGCACCCCCGATCGCTCCTCCTGTAGCGCCACAGATTCAGCCGCACGTTCAGCCGCAAATTCAGCCGCAAGTTGAGCCGCAAGTTGAGCCGCACGTTCAGCCGCAAGTTGAGCCGCACGTTCAGCCGCACGTTCAGTCGCAAACTCAATCACAGGTTCACCCACAAACTCAACCAAAAACTCAACCACAGATCCAGCTGCTTCCCCGCCCATCACAGTTGCTTCCAGCCCCCCTGCCCCCTGCCCCCCGCCCCCTTGCCCCCTGCCCCCCACTCCCCACTCCCCACTCCGCCACAAATTCAGCCCGCCCCCTCCCTCCTCCCCTCCGTCCAACCTCCACCCAGCCCCCTCCCACCCCACCCGTCCAGGTGACGATCGGACGCATCGAAATCCGCACCTCCTCCCCCCAGCCCCCAGCCGCCCCCAGCCTGCCCGATCGACGCCGAAACTCTCGCTGCAAGACTATTTGAAACAACAGGGAGAAAAGCGATGAGCAATTTTCTCGCGATCGCCGCCGTAACTGCTACCCTGCGTAACCTGCTGACAAGGGGACTGGGCAGCGAACTGGGCAGCGGGGGCATCACGACTCGTCCACTCGACAAAGCCCGCGAGCGCGATGATCCAAACCAGATCAATTTGTTTCTGTACCATCTGGTTCCCGACCCTGCCTGGCGCAACCGCGAACTGCCGAATCAGACGCGCCCCGGCGAAACCGGACAAAGTCCCCTGCCGCTAAAGCTTTATTACCTGATGACTGCCTATGGACGCGGCAACGACGATACGCTGGGACACCGCATTCTGGGGCGAGCCATGCAGATTTTGCACGACAATGCCATTTTGAATCCGGCAGATATTCAGGCTGCTCTGTCCGACAGCGATTTGCAGCATCAGGTCGATCGCATCCGGCTTTCGCTCCAGCCCGTTTCGCTAGATGAAATGTCCAAACTGTGGAGCAGCTTTCAGACGCAGTTTCGCATTTCGGTGGCTTATGAAGTCTCTGTAGTGCTGATTGAAAGTAGACGCGCCAGTAGGACACCGCTGCCCGTGCTAACGATCGGCAATGACAATAGCGGCATCGTTGTCCAGCCCAACCTGATGCTGCCGTTTCCTGCTCTGGAAACCGCTATGCTGCGCGATGCTCAGTCGGTTTTAACCTTGGGTGCGCCAGCGGATCAGCCCGATCTGCTCCTGATAGGACAGAATTTAGATGGCGGAACGGTGCGCGTGCTGTTTCAGCATTCCCGTCTGGCACAGCCCCTGGAGCCAATCCTGCTGGCGCAAAGCCCTGCCGAACTTCAGCTCAGATTGCCCCCGCCCGGTGATGCAACTGACCCATCCGCGCCCGCAAATCAGTGGCTGGTAGGCTTGTATCGCGTCAAAGCGACAATCGGCGATCCGGCTGCCAACCCGCGCAGCACCAATGAACTGGCGATCGCCCTGGCTCCCAAAATTCTGTCTGAATCGCTGAATGTTCGCCGCGACCCGCCTGGTAACGGCGATCCCTATGGCAAAGTTACGATTACGCTGCGCTGCCTGCCGACCGTTGCCCGATCGCAGTCGGTAAGCCTCCTGTTGGGCGATCGCGAACTGCCCTGGCTGCTGCCCCCGCTGCCCGATCCGCCGCCTGCCAATCCAGATCTGCTGCGCTACAGCGAACTGCGGTTTGAAGCCAAACGTTTGCCGTCCGGTGTTTACTGGATGCGACTGCGCGTGGATGGAATTGATAGCCCGCTGATTATCAACCGTGCAGCCCAGCCCAGCTTTGACCCCACGCAGCAAGTGACGCTGCCCTGAATGCTGCGATAAATGCTGTCCTGAATGTTGCCCTGAATGCTGCGATAAATGCTGCGATGAGTATTGCTATGAGTGAAGCGTCGAATTGGCAGGCAACAGAGCAGACCTCAGGAAAAAACCTGGGGCTTTCGCGGCAAACTGAGTGGCAGCTCGCCAATGCTCGCTATCTGGGGGAGGCACTCAACTGGCTGCGGTTACGGCTGCTGACGCACATTGATCCCAGTCAGGTTTCGCCGACTGCCCTGAGCCAAGCAACCGAAGCGATGACGATCGCTGCTGCTGTCGATCCGCCCCCGGCACTGATTCTGCTGAGCCAACAACTCGGACTGTCCCTGTTTGAGCAGTCGATTTTGCTGCTGGGCATTGGCATCGAGCTAGACCCGCGCATTCCCGGACTCTGTGCCGCTGCCCAGGACAATCTGAGC from Leptolyngbya ohadii IS1 encodes the following:
- a CDS encoding DUF4255 domain-containing protein, with translation MSNFLAIAAVTATLRNLLTRGLGSELGSGGITTRPLDKARERDDPNQINLFLYHLVPDPAWRNRELPNQTRPGETGQSPLPLKLYYLMTAYGRGNDDTLGHRILGRAMQILHDNAILNPADIQAALSDSDLQHQVDRIRLSLQPVSLDEMSKLWSSFQTQFRISVAYEVSVVLIESRRASRTPLPVLTIGNDNSGIVVQPNLMLPFPALETAMLRDAQSVLTLGAPADQPDLLLIGQNLDGGTVRVLFQHSRLAQPLEPILLAQSPAELQLRLPPPGDATDPSAPANQWLVGLYRVKATIGDPAANPRSTNELAIALAPKILSESLNVRRDPPGNGDPYGKVTITLRCLPTVARSQSVSLLLGDRELPWLLPPLPDPPPANPDLLRYSELRFEAKRLPSGVYWMRLRVDGIDSPLIINRAAQPSFDPTQQVTLP